The following DNA comes from Oncorhynchus masou masou isolate Uvic2021 chromosome 21, UVic_Omas_1.1, whole genome shotgun sequence.
aaaacaaacaaattatCCATTTGACGATTGTTTTGGGCGGTCGATAGGCCTAGTTCACTCCAAAACCAAGGCGTCTTACCAAGTTCTCCAACCTAAAGTTTAAACCCTGACTGTCACAACCCTTTAGTAACCCCCTGTATCAAATAACGTATCTGTTCAACTCCATCACCCCACTGACTGACCATCCCTGCCCTCTGTGACTCAAGCCCAGATTGATGTAGGACCCCTGAGACTGTGCCCATTGTGTTCAAATGAATCCTCCAAGGCATGGTACATTGCTTTTGTAACTTTAAATACTAGGAAACTCGAAAACATCGGACAAACTAAACGGTTATAGTAGTTATACACGTTCCGCGTTCAACCAGTTAGCAAATCGGACATGACTGAGTTCCTGAGTTCCAACTAGCACTTGAAAGCTGAATTAGTCATTGGGGTAATCGGTAAATTGAATGCATTTCTAAAAGCTCCACAAAATACTACTAATATGTTGTTTTGAATTAATGTCGTCACAAAAATGTCACATGTTCTCAAAATGCAcaattaaatccacttcaaatgaATTACGACGTTCCTCTGACAACATAATGTAAACATGGCAAAACATTTTCTCTGATGTCACAACTTTCAATCCCACAATTCAGCGTGGCAGTGCCGGTTTTTTCAAGGCATCATGGCGGATCCCAGAGACAGGGGACTTCAAGATTACAGAAAGAAATTGCTCGAGCACAAAGAAATTGATGGACGCTTGAAAGAATGTATGTATCGTTTCTGTCAATAGCCAGGCTTTAGCAGCCACAACAACTGTCCATGTAGCTTTGTCATTATAATGTAACCCTCTCcagttacctagctagctagaccAACATAGCTATTGTAGCCTTGAAAATGAGTTCAACACCAGGTTATTTATACTAAACTATCTAGTGTGTAACTGTTCATATACCTTTTATTTATGCACAATGTTAAGGACGCACCCGAACGAGCAAGCTAGTTTTATaacattagttagctagctaactagctagtgttcgaccagatgatgatgatgatgatgatgatgacagccTATGTGATGGTACACACGCAGTCAGTGTCAATCattgtatttgtttttgtttgtctttCCAGTGCGTGAACAACTGAGAGAACAGACAAAACAGTATGAAAAATCAGAAAATGATCTGAAAGCTCTACAAAGTGTTGGACAGGTGACTGCAAGTTTAATCCCAAGTCATCAGAAGCCTTGATATaggtttttatttgatttacaaCGGTCTCTCTTGACTCCTCTCTAGATTGTTGGTGAGGTCCTGAAGCAGCTTACAGAGGAAAAATGTAAATCCTAAATTATAATGAAAATCCCTTTGCTGCATATGATGTTGTTTTGTTGAATCTACCGCTAGGCCTACATGGCTGAAAAAGTTTAAATGTTCCTACTAGCTTGCATTTATTATATTGTGTGTAACGTGGGGTTTTCTTCTATCCTTTCGTGTTATTCAGTCATTGTCAAAGCAACCAATGGCCCACGATATGTGGTTGGATGCAGACGGCAAGTAGGTGAAAACCCATAGCCACAACAAAATATTTACAAATAACATTGCAACTTGTATTTCACTTCCCATTTCATATTGATTATGCTTGAGGTGCCAACCTTATATTTTGTCACCCAGCTGGacaaggctatgctcaaaccTGGTACTAGAGTTGCATTGGATATGACCACTCTGACTATCATGAGGTGAGTTGATATACTTTCCCAAGTCTATAATGCCTCTTATTATTTCATATGTTTACCAAGCAAAACATCATTGTATTGTGTTAGCCTGCATCCAACTTTCTGCAACAGTCTCCCTATTGAAAGCGTtttaagaaaaacaaataatatatATTCTGCTTATAAGACATCTCTATGACGAATATAATCAGTAAGAACAAAGGCACACTGTGATGACATATCGGTGTGCTGTTCCCCCATGCAGGTACCTTCCCAGAGAGGTGGACCCCCTTGTGTACAATATGTCTCATGAAGACCCTGGCAGCGTCTCCTACTCTGAGATCGGAGGCTTGGCTGAGCAGATCAGAGAGCTCAGAGAGGTCAgtgaggcacagacacacactttaTCTATACAGGACAGAGTTAGCTTTTTCTGGGGGCTTTTTCTCATTTGGGAAAAGTCTGCCCTTTCTCCTCCGTGACCCGGAAACCGATAAGTCGATGAGTGTCAATTCGTTAGTAGGAAAATGGTCCTCACCTCCTTGATAGACTCCTTTTGGCGAGGAAGCACAAGTTTATCCTACCTGAGTCCTTTGCGGAAGAGTTTTGAAATCTGATACACTGACTTTTTAATCAGCTATTGTTTTCTCGAAAGAAAAAAGCatgcaaacatttaaaaatgatATGCTACTTATCCTTTTATCTATAAAATGTTTTGTACAACTAgcgaaatgttgtttttttaatcacTTTATACATTTATTTTGGGATTCCACCCTGTAAACTTAGTTTGCCTGATGATGTACAATTGGAGAAGGAGTCTCACTTTATACAAGTGTATTTTTGCCCACACTCCCTCTACTTGCCACCTCTCATTTTAAATGGAggccagagaggagggaggatataGGAGTTGAGCAAATAAAATTGAGAGTGCGGAAGTTATTTATGGTCCAATTGTGAGAGGGATGGATGTTgatgcatttcgctacacccacaataacatatgctaaacatgtttgtgacaaataacatttgatttgaaaatgttgTTTCAGGTGATTGAGCTGCCTCTGACCAACCCTGAACTCTTCCTGAGGGTGGGCATCATCCCCCCTAAAGGCTGCCTGCTCTACGGACCCCCAGGTGAGGAGATCAACTGGCCTGGTTCTCTGATAGCACTACATGCTAGCCTGAGGGCTGCTTTCCAGAAGCCAGTATTATGTGCctttataatttactgtattttCTTTTCATGCTTTTCAGGAACTGGAAAAACACTTTTGGCCAGAGCAGTTGCTAGCCAACTTGACTGCAATTTTCTAAAGGTGGTGTCCAGCTCCATAGTGGACAAGTACATTGGTGAGAGCGCTAGGCTGATCCGAGAGATGTTCAACTACGCCAGAGACCACCAGCCCTGCATCATCTTCATGGATGAGATCGATGCCATAGGTACATGAACTAGAGCTACAGACTATAGAAATTAACAAACTGAGTTCCAGATAGACACACACGAGTCTTTGTCTGTTTAACAGGTGGTCGTCGTTTCTCTGAGGGGACGTCTGCAGACAGAGAAATCCAGAGGACACTGATGGAGGTGAGTCTCTCAACAGAGAACAACTATAAGCTTAACTGCACACAAAGTACTACCTAAGATGGTTTAGTATGaaaatacactaccattcaaaagtttggcatcacttagaaatgtccttgtttttgaaagaaaagcaaaaaaaaaaaatcaatttcaaagaaaatcaaattgatcagaaatacagtgtagacattgttaatgttcttCTAAAAGACAATTGTAACTGGAaatggttgatacattttttattttttttaaaacattttatttttatggaatatctacataggccctaGAAGGCCAGTATgcaggagtcgcctcttcactgttgacattgagactggtgttttgcgggtactatttaatgaagctgccagttgaggacttgtgaggtgtgtggttctcaaactagacactctaatttacttgtcctcttgctcagttgtgcaccggggcctcccactcctctttatagtctggttagagccagtttgcgctgtacTGTGAAGTGAGTAGTACagagcgttgtacgagatcttcagtttcttggcaatttatcgCATgcaatagccttaatttctcagaacaagaatagactgacgagtttcagaagaaagttctttgtttctagccatttgagcctgtaatcgaacccacaaatgctgatgctccagatactcaattagtctaaaggaggccagttttattgcttctttaatcagaccaacagtttttagctgtgcaaacttaattgcaaaagggttttctaatgatcaattagccttttaaaattatgaacttgaattagccaacacaacgtgccattggaacacaggagtgatggttgctgataatgggcctctgtacgcctatgtagatattccattaaaaatcagccgtctctagctacaatggtcatttacaacattaacattgtCGACACTGTAttgctgatcaatttgatgttatttaatagacaaaaaatttgcttttctttcagaaacgaggacatttctaagtgaccccaaacttttgaacggtagtgtatgtagaAACTGCTTCCCTGATAGAAATCACAGATCACGCTTGTAGGCAATGTCATGGcaacgttggctagctaagctcatgcGCAGAAACACATAATCGGATCTAACGGTTGCCTCTCGCCGAACTGCGCATGTGGAGgccgtcaaatcaaaggcactccttcgatgtaaagttgtttttgactaaaatgaaaacgtgtcagtttgtcactttcacaagGTTGGAGTAAAAACATATTCAGCTACATAGAGTAACTTTcatgaaaaaaacatgtttttaatcaAAGACCAGATATCTTAGTTAAAGTGAAACTAGTGAATTCTAGTTTTCATTTTCACAGTTTGTTGCAAAGGTAATATTTTAGTAGTAGTAAATCTAGTCTTTTTGCTCCTAGCGGTTCAACTCTATAATTGAAATTGTGGTGTAGAGGCACCTTGAAGGTACTATAGGTTGTGCCTTTTTGGATTGAGAATTTTTTTTAGAACAAAGGAAGACATTTtctcttctctcattgacttctgcTTTGCAATTGTTCCCGGAAGTGTTGGGCTTCTGGGTTAGAAACTCTGTGGTACTACTCATATTATTGAGCCTCAAAGTGTTGAAGGCTAAACCTGTAAACACTTGGTTTTATCAGCCAATTATGACTGAAGATGCCAACTTTTTCATCTGTCCTGTCTAGCTGCTGAACCAAATGGATGGCTTTGACACCCTGCACAGAGTGAAGATGATCATGGCCACCAACCGTCCGGACACGCTGGACCCTGCCCTTCTAAGGCCAGGGAGACTGGACCGCAAGATCCGTATGTTTCCTCTCGAGACTTTTAACTATCCTGGTTTGGGAAGCATAGATAATCATGTGGTTCCATTTCAGCACCTCGTCACTTCCCCAAAGGGCCAGGGAAAGTGGCTGAAAAATAACTAGGACTTGGTAAATGACAAGGAACTGCAGAAATCTTAACTTCTGGCTTTGTCTTTACAGACATCGAACTGCCCAATGAGCAGGCTCGGATGGACATTCTGAAGATTCACTCTGGACCAATCACTAAGCATGGAGAGATGGGTGAATTTAGCGACTGGATAGTGTGCTGTGGATGTGACATATTTTTGTGATGAAATGAAGTTGCATGTTGTGAATTTCATGGTGGGCTGTAACTTGAATTTCTTCGCAGATTACGAGGCCATTGTGAAGTTGTCTGATGGATTTAATGGAGCTGATTTAAGGAACGTGTGCACTGAAGCAGGTTAGTAACCTATCTAATACACTCTATAACTGTATATTCTACATGTTAAAAACAAGCCATTCACTCAGTCTGTTCCTATATTAGGGTTTGCACAAGGTGCTAAAAGtacttgaatttggcactctgaaaTTCAAGTACTAGAATACCTTGAAAATCTGTAATTTTCTCAAGTTGTAACTTGAAGAGTACTTGAATTAAAATGAGGTGAACAGGGAACTATCAAATATGTTAATATGAAAAATATTAGAAAAATGTATGGGTCTTCCGAATTAATTTCCAGGCAGACTACCGAGTTTTATTTCCTCACATGTTTCGTGCTCTGGATGCCAGGCAAGCTTGCTCATTCCACCTATACTGCCACTCAGCCAAGCAGGTACAGAACTGACTGATTCGGCGCTGCCAAATGTCACATCAATAGCCAGGCAAATGTAGATTCAAACTTGCCTGCATGATATTGATGTTTCTGAATGGGTTTTGCCAGACCTAACCAGGGATGTGGTGGAGGGTGAACGCAGTTTATACCTTCTTTATTTGGGAAATAGCATTTACTCACGTTTTTGTTAATTATAATTTACACACTTATTGCGCGTTGATCACCGCTCTGAAGGCTTCTTGATCTGAGTTCTAATCGTGCCTACCTCTGCGAACGAGGGGAATCATAAATTATTCATGTATGCTTGTTATGTTCGTCTGCTCCCCCGGATTTCCCTTGTTAGCAGCGCATTCATTCACCACTCTGTCCCGCGGGAAACTCCGCCCACGACATAGGCTGAGAGGTGAAACGAACTACctcagcccagacctacagtGGCAAGTAGCAGAGAGATGTCACTGACAGTGAGACTTATTTTAACAACCCTTGACTTCAACAGACATCCCCCAAACAAACCAACCCAAGACTCTCAGCGAATGAGTGTACAACTGGTAAATTGTCACTGATATTTCAGTCCGATGTCTAGCTAGGTAGCTCAAGTGCTCCGGCTATTAGCCAGGCAGCTAACTATAACTACCTGGCTGGAAGGATGAAGTTAGATGCTAATGTTGAACGGAGCCTGACCGCAGCATGAGCAGTTGACTGAAATTAAGGTAGCTATAATCAAAAGATGGGATACTATAAATTATTTTCTTTATTGAgagtagtgagacagacagtgtggtgtgtCAGGCCATAATGAAGGATGTAAAGGAGAtgcacagagagaggaagcattGACACGAGCAGGAAGAGAGGTTACGCCTTGATCACACCGACAGCGTGaatgcattttggtacaccagaagtactgtacattaatttccaatggaacgctgtGTTTGACTTGCAACATTGCggtgcagaggcagttgcagtgcgttctgtgtggtgcataccTTGGATTTATCGAAGGAATGCATaaacggcttgacagaaatggtagcagaaggtgaatgttgaacttctGTTGCACAcacatccagatgatgctgcgtaccAATTGTGCAATTCGCTGTAGGTGTGATTGAGGTGTTCgtagtacagtggttcccaaactaggGGGTCCGTGACCATGTGTGGTCCGGGACCCATGTGGGGCCCCCTAAAATGTAAATAGGGTCCTGAGAGTCTTTAATCTTAACAAACACATTCATAACTTCTTTCTCTTCAAATGCGTATAGAATACAACATTTTAGAGTCAACTAAGGCTCTTTTACACTGTTAGAATTCATTTTCATGTCTGTGTTGGGACAGGCTATGGAACCTAACATTTTGTGAATTATAAAGACAATTTTAAATATAAAGACAATAtattatatacactgaacaaaaatataaatgcaacaatttcaaagattttactaagttacagttcatatgaggaaatcagtcaacatCATCAGTCCTGACTTACCACTCGTGTATGTAGTGAAACACGTATTATTGAGTAGAACTTAAGGTAGTAATGAATAGTAAGttagatatttatttattttttcatgagGTTCTGGCGACATACTGCCATCTGTTGGCGACTAGAAACAATTTCATAATATGActtattacaaatatatacagttgaagtcggacgttagccaaatacatttatactcagtttttccacaattcttgacatttaatcaatGTAAAgatttcctgtcttaggtcagttaggatcaccactttattttaagaatgtgaaatgtcagaataatagtagaaagaaggatttatttcagcttttatttcttcccacattcccagtgggtcagaagtttacatacactcaattagtatttggtagcattgtctttaaattgtttaactttggtcaaacgtttcaggtagtcttccacaagctttccacaataagttgggtgaattttggcccattcctcctgacagagctggtgtaacttgagtcaggtttctaggcctcctcgttcgcacacgctttttcagttctgcccacagattttctatgggtttgaggtcagggctttgtgatggccactctaataccttgactttgttgtccttaagccattttgtcacaactttggaagtatgcttggtgtcattgtccatttggaagaaccattttcgaccaagctttaacttcctaactgatgtcttgagatgttgctctcAATAAATCAACATAATTTTCTTcccccatgatgccatctattttgtgaagtgcaccagtccctcctgcagcaaagcacccccacaacatgatgctgccacccccgtgcttcacggttgggatggtgttcttaggcttgcaaagcctccccctttttcctccaaacataacgatggtcattattgccaagcagttctatttttgtttcatcagaccagaggacatttctccaaaagtaaaatctttgtccccatgtgcagttgcaaaccgtagtctggctttttttatggcgggtttgaagcagtggcttcttctttgctgagcggcctttcaggttatgtcgatataggactcgtttttactgtggatgtagatacttttgtaactgtttcttccagcatcttcacaaggtcctttgctgttgttctgggattgatttgcacttttcgcactaaaataccgttcatctctaggagacagaacgtgtctccttcctaagcggtatgacggctacgtggtcccatggagtttatacctgcgtactattgtttgtacagatgaaggttgtaccttcaggtgtttggaatgaaggatgaaccagacttgtggaggtctacaaattattttctgaggtcttggctgatttttttttgtgttgattttctcatgatgtcaagcaaagaggcagccagtttgaaggtaggccttaaaatacaggcacagctccaattgactcatgatgtcatttagcctatcagaagcttctaaagccatgacatcattttatggatttttttcccaagctgtttaaaggcacagtcaacttagtgtatataaacatctgacccactgtaattgtgatacagtgaaaaatctgtctgtaaacaactgttgtaaaaattacttgtgtcatgcacaaagtagatgtcccaaccgacttgccaaaactagttttgttaacaagaaatttgtggagtggttgaaatgcgagttttaatgactccaacctaagtgtatgtaaacttccgacttcaactttattAGTGCTCCAAGAAGTACTTGAAAGTCCTTGAGTTTGACTTGCGACTGTCTGTATGAACCCTGCTATGTGTGTTTCCCAGGTATGTTTGCAATCCGTGCTGACCATGAGTATGTGACCCAGGAAGATTTCATGAAGGCCGTTCGCAAGGTTGCAGATTCTAAGAAACTGGAATCCAAGCTGGACTACAAGCCTTTATGATAGTACCACCAACCAACCTATCAGGAAATATATGTTCATTTGAGTCTGGAAAGAGTAAAGGAACAGACGACAAAAGCAAACATATTTGTGGTTTTACTGTATTCCAAATGTATATTTCAAAGACATCATTTTAAATCTTTAGCTAATACAGACTTGTGTGGTGAAAAATAGGGTTTGGTTTTTATTTTCGTAGTTTGCATAAGAATACATATTTAAATAAGCTGTCGACCATCTTATATCCAATCATATGATTATCTTAATGCCCATTCAGAGGTTACTGAGCAATACACCAGTCAGTGTAACATATCCTTATGGATTTTTGGAATTCAGAGTCAAAACCACAGATGTCATGTACTTTTCATTTTTGCATTTGGCAGTTTCACTAGTCTGATTCAAGAAATGGTTGAGATTTATGGCTGACGTTGTGCCATATTAAAGTTATCGTCATAACTCCACTAAATGGTGGAGAAGACAAAATGCAAATTACTGACTTAAAGGGGCAAATTGCAGTTGCCACAAACATTTTTAGACTTAGAAATTAATAATATgaacccattgattcttgaagaatataacttataaatgcctcatgagcttagttcaactgtcgtaccccatcagaacccaaaatataagcttgttttactcatgtttgtaaacaaacattATATAGCCTAATTTTTGATATCATGGcaggtcagtccttgcatccatagctttgTCTTTGAATTTGAGCAGTTACATTTCtgcagccccatccctcagcttttttttacagaaatagcTACGAGACGCTTTGTTCTCGTTTCAAATACTGATTGCTGCTTTAAAATGAATCGTATTACAACAGGTTAACGTGCCTTGTCGTTGACTGTAAATGTCTTCACTGGCAAGCACAAAAATGTTCCTTCTGTCTTTGATCTTGAATTTCAGAAAAGATTCCCCTTTAAAACTACTGCTGCAATAAAAATGTCACCCAATCAATATATATGCTGTCCTATTTCTTGATCCCAAGAATGTGCCGCATGATGGAAAAATAATAGCTCCAACATGCTTTCAATCAACTTCTTTTAGGTTATGGAAAACGTAATCTAATGTGGGAACGCCATAAAGAGCTGTTTTGCACCCGGTGAGGCAGCCACAGTGTTTGGTCGCAGCTTGTGTGTTTACTGTTCAAATTACTTTTGGATGTATGTAAATTGTCTTCTGTCTTTAAATGTTGTTTATCACTAGCTGCACCAAGTAACATTCATGGTGCCTTCAgatagtattcataccccttcacttattccacattttgtgttacagcctgaattcaaaatggattaaatgttatTTTTCCCACCAATCTACAtgcaataccccatcatgacaaagtgaaaacatgctttTGGAAATGTTTggtaatttattgaaaatgaaatgcataAGTATCTCATTTAAATAACTATCCACACCCCTGAGTatatactttgtagaagcaccttttgcattgattacagctgtgagtctcgaagagctttgcacacctggattgtgcaacatttgccctttttattattttcaaaattcttcaagctctgtaaaattggttgttgatcattgctagacaaccattttcaggtcttgccatagagtttcatgtagatttaagtcaaaactgtaactcggccactcagggacattcactgtcttcttgggaagaaactccagtgtagatttggccttgtgttttaggttattgtcctgctaaaaggtgaattaatctccaaGTGTCCGTTGGAAAGtgctgaaacaggtttccctctaCGATTTTCCTTGTGCTTGGCTCCGTtacgtttcttttttatcctgaaaaactgaccagtccttaacgattacaagcatacccataacatgatgcagccaccactatgcttgaaaatatggagaatggTATTAAGTAATGTGTTCCTTTAGTGCCCCCTTGTTGCCACAAGGTGATGCTAGAATACTAGTTTGAAGCCAGGTCATTTGTATTCTGTTCATCAGAGGACAGTGAAGTTGTAATAAAATCCGTTATAGACCTCGTCTGCCAAATGGTTGCTGTGTCCCAGAGCTTGAGACAGCATCCTGTATATGACACTAGGAAGCTCCAGCTTTAACCTTTTATATAGCCTTGTAAATATTGTATAGGGCTACTTTAGATGTGACCTTTACATTTTCAGTATTGTTGTGGATTATTGATCTT
Coding sequences within:
- the LOC135508068 gene encoding 26S proteasome regulatory subunit 10B; the protein is MADPRDRGLQDYRKKLLEHKEIDGRLKELREQLREQTKQYEKSENDLKALQSVGQIVGEVLKQLTEEKFIVKATNGPRYVVGCRRQLDKAMLKPGTRVALDMTTLTIMRYLPREVDPLVYNMSHEDPGSVSYSEIGGLAEQIRELREVIELPLTNPELFLRVGIIPPKGCLLYGPPGTGKTLLARAVASQLDCNFLKVVSSSIVDKYIGESARLIREMFNYARDHQPCIIFMDEIDAIGGRRFSEGTSADREIQRTLMELLNQMDGFDTLHRVKMIMATNRPDTLDPALLRPGRLDRKIHIELPNEQARMDILKIHSGPITKHGEMDYEAIVKLSDGFNGADLRNVCTEAGMFAIRADHEYVTQEDFMKAVRKVADSKKLESKLDYKPL